TGCAAGATTGGCCGAATCGAAACGAACAATGTGGCAGTCAACAGTTGGTCAAACCCACCGCCTACCCACCGTGTACGTGCTACAGTGACCGTATTTTCACGTCACATCGTATTCAGTGACTGTATCGAGCGTATTCCTGAATTTAGTGACCGTATCGTGCTTCAGTCGCAACTAGAGTGACCGTGAGTGTATTTATCTCCGCTAAAAAAAACAGCACGCGGCGAGCGGACGCGAGCAGCCAGCCACACGAACGAGCTCGGCGTGACGCCGGCGACCAGTAGGAGCAGCAGCTAGTAGAGCCGAGAGCGCCCCCGCGTGTGtgtggtggggtgggggtggggtgagGGGGACGTGCGGGGCGCAAGTGGGCCTTCCCCCCGCGCAGCGCAGCCACAAGCGCGCGCGCCCTGTGGCCCACGCGGCGGGGCCCGCGCACAGTCTGTCTGCCCCGCAACCAAAACGCGCGGCCAAAACCCCGCACGCCCCCCCAGCGGCGCCACCACCCACACACTCCCACCCAACCCGGCCCGGCGCCACACCGCGACGCGACGCGACGCAGCCACCACGCAGGCGGACGCGGCCGCGCTACGGACAAAAGCCAACCTCTCCCCTCCTCCGGTCCAGCGAGCGAGAGACCGCCACCGGCACCCAACGGAACCAGGCCTCCGTGCGTTCCATATGGTCTCCacgaacccgccgccgccgccggcgctgtCCGAGGCGGCCGCCGCCGTGTCGGGCGACGACGCCAGCAAGAAGGTGCGGAAGCCCTACACCATCACCAAGTCGCGCGAGAGCTGGACGGAGCAGGAGCACGACAAGTTCCTCGAGGCCCTGCAGCTGTAAGCAGACGCTGAACTGTGGTGCTCCACGATTTTCTTCCCTTCCCCTTTTGTGTTTCTCCAcggttttcttccctcccccttTTGTGTTTCTCCACGCAATTCCATTCGCTCTGTTTGAACTTGCAAATGGGCTGGAAAAACTGCTTGTATTTGGGGGGAACCCCTCAATTCGAAAAAAATTTAGTCCATTCGCGCTTGGCTCAAAACTTCGCATAGCTTCCATTTTTCTGTGATCTTTGGGCCAACGACTGTATATATTTTTTCTAGCCTTTTTGATGCGTTAGTTAGCTGGCGCTAATAATTATTTTTGTGCCTATAGTGTTTGCTGAACTTAGCTTGTTTTTTCGCTTGTTTAaagtttgatgatgatgatgatgatagatcACTTGGACGTTCCTTCTGCAATTGTACTGCGTTTTTGTAGACATGTTTTCAGTGAAGAGCATAATTTTTCAAGCCATAATATTTACTAGTAGAATTTAGTAAACATTCCTACAACTCGATTACCCAGAGCCTCATACGTTCACTGTTCAGACCACCATCAtttatgtactactccctccgttcacaaatataagacggTTCGGATACTTCAATATGgactaaaacgtgtctatatacatccattcaCAAAAAAGTTGGAAAATCCTATATTTGTGAACGGAAGGAGTAGGTAAAATAGTTTTCGTTCAGGTGTACCGACAAATATGTTTTTTGTGCGGATAATTTGACAGTTACTATAGTTGAATTCACCTATATGTGTTGAAGATTTGATAGTCAATTATAAGATTTCATCTTAATGTGACATTAATGTGGAAAACCTGAGTTCTTTTCAGCTTTGATCGTGACTGGAAAAAGATAGAAGCTTTTGTTGGTTCGAAGACTGTCATCCAGGTATTTGGATTATAAACTGAAAAATCAAGTGAAATTATGATCAATTTGCACCACAATCCCAACATAATGGAGCGCCTTACTAAACCTTACAAATGGAGATGTCTGCTGCTTTGTAAACAACCGATGTCTCCTCATTTTTCTGTGCAAACATTGCACAGCGCTTGGATCGATTTTCCTGGCAATGGCTTCTCCGGTAAAACCATTTTCATGTTACATATTAATTTGGTTTTGCAGATAAGGAGCCATGCACAGAAGTATTTTTTGAAGGTTCAGAAAAATGGAACCAGCGAACATGTCCCACCTCCACGACCAAAGCGTAAAGCTGCCCACCCATACCCTCAGAAGGCCTCCAAAAATGGTGAGTCATCGAACTTAGTTTTACAAGTAACAATTTTACATTATCATTTTATCGGTGCCTCTTTATACCGACAGTTGCTTCACTATCTTCTCTTGTCTTGCAGAGCCAGGATATGCCCTGAAGACAGATCCATCTGCCATGCTTAGAAACTCAGGAATGAACGTGGCTGTTTCTCCATGGACCCACAATTCTATCCCACCAGTTGTCGCCTCATCTTTCATGAAAGGTTTGTACTTCAAGGTGCCCTTCCTCTAAATAGTCCAAGTGTACTCTTCGTCAGTTAATCCTTACCTCCTTTTGCTCAGAAGATTTAGGTGCTGGGTCTATGGGTCCAAACATTTTTTGCTCAAGCAGTAGTGAAGGCCCTCCAAGGGCATGGCAATCTGGTGAAACCAATGACCAGATAAATCAAGTTCCATCACTCCGCAGTCAGTACCTCTAGTCTTTAGATACTTTTGATAGTCTATTTATTTCCAAGACTTTTGCAGTTCTGTTCTAGTATTTATAACATGCGGTTCGTTCTTTAGAATGAATAAATAGGATAAAGTAATTCTTACAGCTCATTCATCCATTGATTTTACTGTATTGTTATCGTGGCTTTTGTCACAGGACTGCTTTGTTTTTTTATCCGACCTACCATTTTAAACTCCTTTAACCCCCTCTTTCAAATTTTGATACAGTTATGCCAGATTTTGCACAAGTATACAGCTTCTTAGGCAGTGTTTTCGATCCAAGCACAAAGGGCCATTTGCAGAAACTGAAGGAGATGAATCCAATTGATGTTGAAACGGTATGTGAGTCGTTGATATACTAGGTTTTCTTCTATTCATAAAGAAATTGACCATAGGCATAGCTTAACTAAGGCTATGGTTGTAATGTTGCATTGCCCAATTTCTCCTCCAAAATAATTGCTTTGTCAAATCAAGAATTTATAAATCACAAGAATAAATACTCTTCGGCTCTAAAATTTCTTATGTACCTATAGGCTTATGCAGAATGCTCCTGATTTAAGCATAGCAAAAAACTCTATATGCATGTTtagtttttaagcattgcaacaaaCTGTATATGCTTGTTTTGTCACCATTTTAACCCTTTGTGTTATGTCGAAACTAATCGATGGCATGTTGAATTCATATTTTTTCGAATAATAATGGTTTGAAATGTCTTACTTCTCATCAACTGACATTTGTGTCTTTTGATCTCTAGGCACTGTTGTTGATGAGAAATCTCTCCATCAACTTGACCAGTCCTGATTTTGAAGATCAAGTAAGTAGCTATCCAACATTTCGTTAGGCTATAGATCATATTTGCACTAAATTGTTCACTGCCTTTTCATGTTACCAGCAGTTGTTATAACTTATAAGTCAAGCTGTTGTAGTTTTTGTTCAGAACTTCtgtgcatattgccatgcttgtttcTCTTATTGATAGACCTTTCTTTACTAttacctccatcccaaaattcttgtcttaaatttatctagatacggatgtatctaacactaaaacatgaatagatacatccgtatatagacaaatctaagacaagaattttgggacggagggagtacatctgaaAGGTAATGCAAGTAGCAGAGCTATCTCACGCATTATGCATGTATTGCTGTATGTTAACAGTTATTATGTTTTATGGTGGTGTCAAGGTAACCAGTTTAATACATCCCGTAAATGCATATTTGATGAGCAGGCGGTCAGTTTCAGATGTTTAACTCCTTATTTGGTCAGTAGCAGAAGTTATTTCTTTCATATAAAGAAACTGCGCAGGATTTCAACAGCATGCTCGTGTCTTCTTGAACTTGGGTGTCTCTTCACACACTGTGCTTCTATCAGGGTTTGCCCAATTGCCATGGTTTCTGCCTTGGTACTGTCAATACAAATTGTTGCCACTGTGCAGAATGACTGGAATATTTGGGCAGCTATCATGTGTGTAAAGTCATCATGTTTTGCAAACTTTCAAAATTATCAGAAATTTGGTATGTGCTGATACCCAATTCTTCTCCAAAATCGAAGACCAAATTAATTTGTATTGTAAAtagtcctccccacttgtgccaagaggtcctgggttcgaaccagcctctctgcattgcactttgcaggggtaagactaggttcctataatccctccccagaccccaccttgtgtgggagcttctatgcactgggtctgtcctttgtAAATAGTCAACCTTTCAAGGGAAAATGTGTTTCTTTAGCATGTTGGGCCTGGGAAGTAAGAAATGATTTGAACTGATTTGAACTGATACTCAACTCCAGCATTCGTATTAGTTCCATTACCTATTCAGAAATTAAAATTTTATAATCTGAAAAGGGAACTAACATGTATCCTATGCAACATCATACAGAGGAAGTTGCTGTCTTCGTACAATTCCACCTCTGATGAGCTAGAGCTAGGGAGCTCCAGAAGCTCACTTCTTACGGATAGTGCATTGAGCCTTTTTTGATAGTTCATGTAAGTCTTCCATCTTGTTTCATTTTTATCTATCCTTTGTAGTTTGCACGATTCACCGGGAATTATGTAACTATTTCAGGATTAAAGGCAGATGGTGCCGCCTATAGTTCCATCTCGATCTCTGAATAGGGTTTTTTTCCTGGAGCACCCATGAAGGCGCTTGCACCATTGTATTTCTAGCTAGCTTCGAACCGTAGAATGTGTAAGGGGGCAACCATGTACAGTAGGCTTCCATAAGGTGAGATCTGTCTATACCCTGATGTGTATATATTTTTGCCTCGAAGCGTGTATCTTTCCTCCCCCGGTACCTTGGCACAGATGTTGCTTCCGTCAAAGCTTGAAAGTGCTGTTCTTAGTGATAGTAAATGGAAAGGAAATTTTGAGTAATGTTGGTTACTCCCTTTTCCCTCCATTGAGTTCAGTCGGTGATGTCATTTTCGTTTGTGTCTGGCAAGATACTCTCCCGTGTGACTATGACATAAGCATAATACTCCATGTGTTGTCTGTTGAGAATTGCTTTCAGTTGAGGTTATCATAAGCAATTCAGTTGGGGTTATCATAAACGCGGCTTGTTTTCGGCATGGATTCGTGTTTCTGTTATGCATTGCGTATGAGCCTTTACTAAAAAAATATATTCTGCGCCAGAAGGTGACTCGTGCATTTGTCATTTAAGTTATGTAACGAGAAAGAACACAGCGAACCATCGCATTTGTGTTGTGTatgttagactgtatatacgtagTCTTGTATAGGCCTTGTATTATACCTCTTGGTAcgtctatataatgagatagccacaccctgtTTTAGGGTGTCGAGCCAGTTTCCCAAACCACCCtatgttttacatggtatcagtttaggttacgatgtcttccgctgcaccacctcccgccgccgccgcgccgatcTCGACCGCCACCGCCGTGCCGGCCCTCGCCCCGATGTCGCCCTTCCCGGCCTCCCGGCCCCTTGCGGCAACGTACGGtgccttgccgccgccgcccgcttcccCGGGGGCTCCGGACGATCTGATCGCCCCGCCCGAGCCCGCGGCGCTGCCGGCGCTTTGGCTGTCGCCTCTGCCGGATCCTACTCCTCGCCTGGTGCCTACGCGATGGTCCCTCGTCCAGAGATGGCCCTCTCCATGGATCCCTATGCACCACTGGCACAGGCGTACACTACTCAAACCGCGGCGCCTCCGCCGTTTTATTTCTCGCACCTGCTGTCGGTGAAGCTCGCGCCGGACAACTACCTGTCATGGCGTGCTCAGGTCTTACCTCTACTCTGCAGCCGCTACTTGGAGGGTTATGTCGACGGGTCCATCCCGTGCCCACCCCCTCACCATCCGGCATATGACACGTGGGTGGCGCAGGATCAGGCCATTCTCTCCGCCATCCAGTCTTCGCTCACGCCGAGTGTTTCGTCGATGGTCATCTTCACCGCTACGTCCAGGGAGGCATGGGCGGCCCTCCACACTAGTTTCacctctcagtctcaggcgcgtgcaCACTCTATACACACCGAGCTGGGTGAGACCAAGCTTGGCGATCTCAGCATCACGGAGTACTTCAACAAGATGACGAGCCTCGCCGACACCTTGGCCTCTATTGGTCAGCCGCTTCAGGACGAGGACTTCACCACCTTTGTGCTTAACAGGCTTGATGATGATTATGATAATCTCATTGAGAACGTCCATGGTCGAGAGGGTACGCTCCCGCGTCGTGAGCTCTATGCGCGCCTCCTTGGGCGTGAGCATCGCATCAAGGCGCGCCGTGTTTCCCCCAGCTTCGTCTTCGCCAACGCCGCCACACGCTGCAAACCTCAGAAGCCGACCCCATCAGGTGGCAAACCACCGGCTTCCTCGTCGCAGGCCTCGCAGGGCAACGCGCCGACCATCACTGGCGGGAGTCGCCCAGTTGCTTGCCGTTCTAGTTGTGGTGCTCCTTAGGCTTGTCAGCTTTGTGGCATAGATCGTCACCTCGCCTCTCGCTGCCACAGACGCTACAAGCAAGACTTGCTTGGCCTTGGTAACAATGGAAAAGGGAATGATAAGCAGGCTGCAGCTGCTGTGACGGGGCACGAGCACGGGCGCACCCAGTCCTACTCTCTTGATCCggcgtggtatatggatacaggaGCGACGAATCATCTCACCAGCGAGATGGGCAAGCTATCCACTCAGGAACCATATCGTGGACATGATCAGGTGCACACCACCAACGAAGTAGGTATGCGCATCtcccatgttggtcaggcatcACTTCTTGCACACAATTTTCGCAAACTGCATCTTTCTAGTGTCCTTCGAGTTCCCTCTGCTACACGTAGTTTGTTGTCTATTCCTCAAcctactcgtgataataatgtccttgctgagtgagggagtcccggactagggggtgtccggatagccgaactatcatcatcggccggactccaagactatgaagatacaagattgaagacttcgtcccgtgtccggatgggactttccttggcgtggaaggcaagcttggcgatacggatgtgtagatctcctacctttgtaaccgactctatgtaaccctagccctctccggtgtctatataaaccggatggctttagtccatagtgttggggaacgttgcagacaattaaaatttttcctacggtttcaccaagatccatctatgagttcatctaagcaacgagtcaagggagagagtttgcatctacataccacttgtagatc
Above is a window of Triticum aestivum cultivar Chinese Spring chromosome 6B, IWGSC CS RefSeq v2.1, whole genome shotgun sequence DNA encoding:
- the LOC123137616 gene encoding protein REVEILLE 6 isoform X2 yields the protein MVSTNPPPPPALSEAAAAVSGDDASKKVRKPYTITKSRESWTEQEHDKFLEALQLFDRDWKKIEAFVGSKTVIQIRSHAQKYFLKVQKNGTSEHVPPPRPKRKAAHPYPQKASKNEPGYALKTDPSAMLRNSGMNVAVSPWTHNSIPPVVASSFMKDLGAGSMGPNIFCSSSSEGPPRAWQSGETNDQINQVPSLRIMPDFAQVYSFLGSVFDPSTKGHLQKLKEMNPIDVETALLLMRNLSINLTSPDFEDQRKLLSSYNSTSDELELGSSRSSLLTDSALSLF
- the LOC123137616 gene encoding protein REVEILLE 6 isoform X1; protein product: MVSTNPPPPPALSEAAAAVSGDDASKKVRKPYTITKSRESWTEQEHDKFLEALQLFDRDWKKIEAFVGSKTVIQIRSHAQKYFLKVQKNGTSEHVPPPRPKRKAAHPYPQKASKNEPGYALKTDPSAMLRNSGMNVAVSPWTHNSIPPVVASSFMKEDLGAGSMGPNIFCSSSSEGPPRAWQSGETNDQINQVPSLRIMPDFAQVYSFLGSVFDPSTKGHLQKLKEMNPIDVETALLLMRNLSINLTSPDFEDQRKLLSSYNSTSDELELGSSRSSLLTDSALSLF